The Acidobacteriota bacterium genome includes a region encoding these proteins:
- a CDS encoding UPF0175 family protein produces MEVLLTIPDEIAAQLDNANDLSRLALEALAIEAYRREALSLGEVADLLGVSVYEADGFLKAHGVPAGLTLDELEQQRVALDNLLGQ; encoded by the coding sequence ATGGAAGTACTGTTGACCATTCCCGACGAAATTGCGGCGCAGCTAGACAATGCTAACGATCTTTCTCGGTTAGCTTTGGAGGCGCTGGCCATCGAAGCCTATCGCCGAGAGGCTTTGAGCCTAGGCGAGGTAGCCGACCTCCTGGGAGTATCTGTGTATGAGGCAGATGGGTTTCTGAAGGCTCACGGCGTACCAGCGGGGCTGACGCTTGATGAGCTTGAACAGCAGAGGGTCGCGCTCGACAACCTGTTGGGCCAATGA